The DNA sequence TGGGCTTTTATTGGCAATCCATCAGGACATGAACGTTATTGATATTGAGAGCGATTGTTCCCTTGTTGTCACTACTCTACAGCGTGAGGTGGAAGATAGATCTGACATTGGGCGTATTATCGAtgattgtaagtcatatttAACATATTTTCACTCAATTCAGGTTAGTTACATcttccgtgaagcaaatggtgtggcCAACAGGTTAGCGCACGTTGCTAGTTTTAATATGTTTCAACAGGACATTGCATTGCACGAGTGACTTCAAAGTTGTCGTAGAATTGACTGCACGATGTCATCTACGAGTTTATTCGACCACCTATGATCATCATGGTCGTTCGAATATGATTCCGCCATTACTTGTATATGGAGTTGTTGTCCTCAACCGATTAAAGATTAGATGACTTGAGATTGAAGTTAACCCAATCTGTTCATTGGGCTTGGGCTGTCTGACCTCATAGAATTATAAATACGGCCCAAGAAGAAGATTGTCAATACACGTACCTGATACTGGTCGGTAGCAGGAACAAACCATGAATGGTAGAAAATGCAAGTACGATCGTAATCAAACCTTCGTCGGAGCCGAACTCCCATCTCCCACGTAACCATAATCGTTTATAATCCCATTCCAATTCTCTCAGCTCCATCCCAAACACTCTGTTAGCGTCTCTAATGGCTACACTTAACATAAACGCAGCTCATAAGCTCACAACCTCCTCCTTAAATCCTCAACCCCACAAACCCAGttctcttcctttcttcttgtGTGCCCAGAACTTCAGCAGACCTGGCCCATCGAAGAAATGGGTCATCTCGGCCCGGAAAAAACGAAGCTTTACTGTTGGGTCAGTGACGGAGGACAGAGAGGTGGCTGCTGATCAAGAGAGCCGGTTGTTGGTTGATGGGTCTGAAGAGTTTGTGGGTCTTCAATCTGAATCGTCTGGTTCTGGAGGAAATGGAGATGGGGAGGATTTGGATAAGTTGACCAGTAGAGCTGTCAATGCTTTGATTGTTCTCGGCTTTGGGACCTTTGCGGTGTCTAAGTTGCTTACGATTGACCATGACTATTGGCATGTATGTTTTCTTGTATTGGATTCTCTTCTCTACTATGGTTTCCTTGATTGTGgttatgaaattgaaagtttggATTTTGATGCTCATATGCAAATAAGCTGCAAAGGTTTTAAGTCTGTTTTGTCTTAAAGCTCTAAGCTTTGAAATGGGAACCTGTTTAAGTAGAATGATTTTTAGTATAATGACTGAGCTGAACCAAAGCTGGGTTCTTTCCTCCTCTAGTTTGAATTAGGAATGTCTTAATTTGTTCATGATTGGTTTGAAGTTCTAAGCTTTCTTGCTGGAATTAGATGATCCTGAATACGTTATTGATGTTACTAAACTGTACTAAGTATCTACTGGGTTTGGAACTTAATGACGATTTGAACCAAACTCGAGTTCTTTCCTCATTGAATGAGGGTTTGTCTCTGTATGTTTGTAGCATTTTGCGTGTTAGAACTAATTTTGAGCTATTTTTCAGGGATGGACCCTTTACGAGATAGTGAAGTATGTACCTGAGCACAATTGGATTGCCTACGAACAAGCCCTCCAAGCAAACCCTGTTTTAGCCAAAATGGTGATAAGTGGGGTAGTCTATACTCTAGGAGATTGGATTGCCCAAGTAAGTCTTGATTCCCTTAAGATTCTCTCATAAAATTTATATCTATATGATTTGTTTCTGTAGTTTCTAAGTTATTTTTCATCAAACATGTAGTGTTATGAAGGGAAGCCGCTTTTGGAATTTGATAGAACACGCATGTTCAGATCAGGGCTTGTAGGGTTTTCCCTCCATGGATCCCTTTCTCATTATTATTACCAATTTTGTGAGGTGATGGTTCTGATTTATATTTGCATATTTCTGACTTCTTTGGTGGGGTTCTTGAGTGGCTAAGACCATATTTCTGACTTCTCTGGTTTCCAGGCTCTCTTTCCTTTGGAAGATTGGTGGGTTGTCCCGGCCAAAATAGCCTTTGACCAAACAGTGTGGGCGGCTATATGGAACAGCATCTATTTTGTGGCTTTGGGGGTCTTGCGTTTTGagtccccaaccaagatttttGATGAACTGAAGGCTACATTTCTACCCATGCTGACTGTAAGAAACTCTTCTTAATCTTCATTCTAACAGTTGTGACTACCTTTGTGCTGTTTTTGCGAGGTTCAATTGTTCTTTTTGAATAGATTACACAAGTATTTTTCAAATCAGATAGAGTAGCACTTAACAGATCTGTTCACCTGATCTCTGATTCAAGCTTACGGTTTGCTTTGTTCCATAGGTcgtgtcaattattatgtaattacacacacacacacacacccaaaCAACAACAGGTAAATAACTTCAATATGACAGTAAAGTGTATACATATAACTAAAAGAAGAGACGGGTGCCTTGATGTGTCCTGCAGAAAGTAGTAATTGATCCAATTACTAGTGTACTCATATCAGCAGAGCTTAACTTGATACTCTTAAAAAAGGCATAATTTCGTGTACATTTCTCATACTTGATCGAAATGCTTGTTGATGCTAAGTCTTTCTCATACAGGTTTAGTTATTACATAACAATTTGTAGCCTGCTTATGTTTCTGACTGGCATGACAGGCAGGATGGAAACTTTGGCCATTTGCTCATCTAGTTACCTATGGCCTGATTCCTCTTGAACAAAGGCTTCTTTGGGTGGACTGTGTGGAGCTTATTTGGGTTACTATTCTCTCAACGTAAGCATCCTAGTCATTTTTATTTTGCAAGAATTCCCTATGGAAGCCTTGGATCTTTTTTAGAATATATGACCATTTAAAGTTGCGATTTTAACTTGTTTAATCAATTCCATATCTTCTTTTTCCATCATATTCGATGCTCCTCTTTACTCTTTTAACCAAAGAGATTCAACAAATCAAATACTTGCCTAGTCATGATAATATCCTAGTCGGTCTATACAAActagttttcttttcatataaTTCCTAGTAGTTCTAGGTCCTTCAGTCTAGTATTCATCTCTTCTTTTACATAATATGGAAATAGTCAGATTGTCAATCTGTTGGGTCTTCAGTCTTGATGCGTAGCTGTTTTTCTCATCTTTGTTCCATATACATATAGTAAGGTGACACTATTTTCTAATAGATATCTCTATCTTGTCTCACTGGTGAAAATGTAGATATTCAAATGAGAAGTCAGAATCCACTATATTGGAGGTATCGTCTGGAGCAGATTCCACTTCTTCGTCAAGCAGTTCTCGTAAGGTATGTCGCATTAGCATCGTTAATGTAGGATCTCTTGCCTAGTACGACTGAATGAATTTTAGATCCAATAAAAACGATTATTGAATTTCTCCCTATATTGTCTATGAATTTTCCCATCTGCTAATAGATTATTCTGTTCTTGAGCAGGACTAAATGTTATATGGTACTGAGAAGAAGTTTTCTATAGTAATCACCATATCCACTCATTTAGTGTTCTGAGGCCAGAGGGAAAGCGCAAATCCCAGATGTGCAGTAAGGGAGATCATCATCTATTGATTGACTAGACTAGCACCCCTATAGCTTCATAGAGAAACCAGCATTCATCGGTTCGGGTAACTAACGTATATATACACGatgcaaataatttttttcttcatcagATATGTTGTATGTCTGTTTCAAATTGAATCAGCTCTTCCTGGTCGTCACATGTTATATAGAATTTAATCGAGTAGCTGTAGAATTTGACAGGCCTGCGGCAACTCATGTAATAGTATCTATAGTCTGTATACTTATATCCATAGTGCTATTAAGAAGATTTCGTCTCTCGCTACGTTTTGCACCCCTAATAGGTTATCTATATATAGGTCAGTTAGTTTTCTCGACAAATTTCGTTTGTCTTGGGAGGTGATAGTATTACTGCAACCATTAAAGAATTGGAGTGAACACTGTTGGCCTGTTGCCGACTACACGTTCGTCGGAAAAATTCGTTCTCATTTTGAAAGGGACACAATAACAAAAGAACTGGAGTAAGCACCGAATTCACCATCGAAGACCTGTTTGTTgcaaaatttattttcattttcattttcagacACCTTTCCCAATTACACGTTCTCATTCTGTCGGTAAAAAATCTCTATCAATTTAAGACGCATTTTGATTCTCATTTTAAAATACTTTTGCCGCCGAGTGTTTGTTAATAAAAGTCATTCCAATTTTAAGATACCTATACATATGATTTTTATTAGTCGATAAAAAACATTCTCATTTAGGAAATTTTATCTATAAATTTAAAAGGACTTGTCGTGGATAAAAAACATTCTCATTTGTTAAATGAAATTTCAATCTACCAAAAAAGCTCgagagcctctctctctctcaaaactagagagagaaaccagaTCTCAAATTCAAACCCGCCTCCTCCCCCAACTCTTCCACCATCAATCTAGATCCAATCCAAAAGGATCTAGATTGATGGTGGAAGAGTTGGGGGAGGCCATACCAACTCTGACTTGTATCCAATTTCTCTCCATCCCTACTGATCTTCTCTTTCATCAAGCTGTTCCAACTCCTTTCTCACCCTTGTGGTGATTTTGTTACCCTCTGTGGTGTAGTTCTGGCTATGTCCAGCATGGGAGGACTCTGTTCctcattttttctcttcttttcctctCACTGTCAAGCAATTCCATACGTTTCCAGGTCAAAATTTAATCAATCCCACAACACAGCTCCTATCTCTACCCATAACCACCAAGAAGATCCTTATGGCTGCGACCACAAAGTGCATGTCACTTACCTAGGCGAGTATGGATGCTCACGCATGGGTttttcacccccccccccccccaattctCCATTGTTACTGTTACTGTTCTTGTTCTGGTTATATGTCCTGGATCTCTGATCCTTGTCGGCAGCCATGGTTACTACTTGGTCTCGTTGGTGGAGAAAATGATGCTTTTGTGAGGAATATCATTCCTTTGGTTGTTGGTTCTCCTTTGATCTGTATTTTGGAATTGGTTTGGCATCGGTTTATCACGAGGGAATTTCTAGGTGTTTTGTGTCCGGCGGCTCCTCAGCTACTGTGTGTGGCTCGCAGAGCAAACTGGGCAGCAGCAACTAGGGTTTCGGTAGTGGACCAGGCTTCTCATTGGGCCTATGTTTtagcttttattgtttttaGGATTAATTTTCTGATTCTGACTCTATTGGAGCCCAGGAGAAAATTAATTTTCCTTTTTAGTTTTGTCTGTATGGGCATGTCCatcaaactggttaagtgttttcttttttaatgcCTATTGGGCTAGCTTGGGGCAGCTTAATTGATCCcctcttccaaaaaaaaaaaaatgaaatttcatACGTAAATTTAAAACACTTGTGTCGATGAAAGTTTATCGGTAAAAATGTTGGTCATATTAAGATTACCTTCGCCAAACGGATTTCTAATTATTCGTCGGCAAATTACATACTttaattggtaaaaaaaaaagcttgAAAAGCACCACATGCGATGCGCGTGACTTCGGACTCTCACAAAGCGCGGGGGTTCAACCGCCTGTAACCGAATAAGACCCAACACGCCAAAATTCCTCTGGATCTGAAAACTCCCGGATCCTCCCGTAACCCGACTCCAGATCCGACTCAGCGGCAATGGCGAAAGTCGAAGAGCCCAAGGGGACGTCCGACGACATCgccaagaagaagacgaagaagaggaACCACGGCTCAACCGAGTTCTTCGTCTTCGTCGATTACCTCTTCCTCGCTGTCTTCTTCGGCTTCCtgttcttcatcatcttcaagaTCCTGGTCGGCACCGCATCTGATTCTTTCTCTATCTAGACGCATACCACATTCTTTTCATTCAGGTAAAGAATCGTTCTTTCTTTAATGGAAGTTGAAATTTTGGGTATTTGGTTGTAATTTGTGCATCGAGAGAAATTAGCAGCTCTTGTGGGTAGTTGGAATTGATGGTGTGAAAATGTGGGTTGGTGGTGACATTTATTCTAGGCTATTTTTATGCCAATAAGCTTTTCAATGCCTTGTTGTGTAGGGTACATGTTTCTTTGAATCCAAGTAATTGAGAGATTTTCTGAGGACAGAGAACATGAGTGTGTGTAATTCTGAATCGGATTCGTGTGAGCTATTGAAAAGTGGTGGCCCAAAATTATCTTAGATTGGTTAATTGAATGTTGTCGAGAAATTCATAGGATGCGTTCAAGTTAATGTGTTGGATTGAGTGATGAGGCTAACCGAAGGTGTAAGTTTAGGAGTTGGTGTTTCTTTGGGGACCTGGGATGGATGGAGCGTAATGGCATCAAAAGTGTCTCGTTCTGTTAATGAGTGATTATGGATTTGTGTATGGCAGTTGCTTAAGTTTTTGCAGCTGTTTTCTTTAATGACATGTCTATTATTATCAGGCCAAAGTCCAAGTTGAAGGCTTTTGTGCATGCTGGCCTTGGTGTCGGGTTCAGATTCTGCGATTTCAAGCGCATGATGGTTTCTTGGTATTGAAAAATCATGTCCCCTTTTGATCAAATGTGATTTAGAAAGAATTGCTTGTTATGGCCTCTAATTCTGGAATTATAGCATTATAATTTGTACAATCATAATTTCATGATGTTCTTTTTAACGAACATGATTTTGTATGTCCTTGCTTATCATACCAAAATGAAAGTTTCAAGTTTTTACCTGATATGTCCATGGTGATCTCTATATAATCTTCATTGATGGCAcacctctatttttttttttttttttttttcagattgaATTGATGACTTTCCAACCATTGATTAATTGAGTGATGTAGATGTACTAACCTTGACTTTGTTGAGAACATTGATGCTGATTATTACATGCTAATCTCCAACATATTAGAGAAGTCCGTTCCATTTAATGTTAGATCTTTATTGCATACATTAATAATTTTTGATTTCTGGTGATATCTTCTTGTAAAGACTGTTGTCAGTTGTATAGTTTTATCCACCTGATATTATGTCTACCGGAACAATGAAAGAATTTGGAGCTCAGTTGATGGGCACATGCTATGTAAAATGAAGATGCAAAACACAACACACAAAATATTGCTAGAGAGGAAACAATGCACAGAAAAACAACCACTAGCATAGATCTTGTTGCTACTTTATTCAAAGTGAGAAGGCACTGCGGACATACACCCTCTTCTAGCAGAACACAGTAGACTGAAAACACAAACACTGAAACACATACATAACTAGTACACTAGTGATACAGATAATCTAGCATACTTATTCCAAGCAGGCTCTTGAAACAGACTCAAGGGTGGCCAGGGTTTGGAACCTCAAAACCGGGGTTTGGGACAAAGGTATCATCCCCACCAGGAACATAGTTACGACCTGGCGGTGCTGACACACCTGTTCCAGTACTTCCACCAGGGCGTGGAGCCGCACCTGTTCCAGTACTTCCACCAGTGCGTGGAGCAGTGTATGGAGAAGTGTAAGGAAAAAACTTGTGTGGTTTCAACACCCTcccaatgcctggaatgagaaAACTGCCATCATGGCCAAACAAAAACTCAGGCTCTTTCTTCTCATCTTTGTTGGTGTTTTTTGGGACATCGCGCCCTGCAACTGCTTGGCCAGTTATTGTAAGAAGGATAACAAAGATGGACAGGAGAGGCAGGAGTGAAGAATGGGATCTTGAAGCTGCCATTATCAAAGAACTGGAATGGATAGGATTAGCTCTTGCTGAAGAAGGCTTGGTGGTGGAAATGTAGGAACATAAGAGGTCTTCTTATAGTCGCGGATTTAGCATTGTTGGGTGAAGATTTGGTGGTGAGTTAAGAGTAGAAGCCATGGGAGATAGAGCAGATACAGATGCAAACTGCATGGAGATTGGAGAGTGATAGTAAAAGCTGGGATGCAATTGAGTTTTTCATGATTTGAAAACTTAGGTTAAAAAGGACAGTGGGGCTGTTTCTTGGTTATCATGTCTGCATGGTTTTGGAATGGAGCTTATAGCTATTTACATGTGCCAATATGTACTAGCAACTCTTACGGCCATTAATGGGCTATATTTACTGGTTTGGTTGATGGTTTATCAGCCTACATGTTCTGATTTTCCTCTTTGAACGACAGAGTACTTACCTTTCTGGTTTTGCCTTTACTATCTTCTCTGCTATTTGCGTTTTTGGTCAGTTGAGCTCTATAGGGATCATCTCAGAGCTGATGCAAATGACTTACTGCCTCAACTTTAAATGCCGCCTATTTCAGTTATAAAGAAGCCTGCAATGTAGGTTGTCAAATATAAGGTACTTAttttgggaaaatgatcatttacccaatttcagcttaaaaattgttcacttgctccaccaactattttttaaccccatttactcaaaacactctaagagattatttccctaatacctaattaattcttttttattatttttggggacttttttgccctctccttatttttcacttagagggagaagtcatcctccaccttgccggccTCCGGTGACCAATGGCCGGGCGCAGACTCCGGTGATCGGAATCTGGcgaccggtcaccggaatccgaaatccggctaccggactggtgtcCGGATTCCggtgtctgaatttattgccccctaataatacctagtaaccatattattgccccccagtaatcatattattacccagcaatactcatattattgcctcccaataatcatattattgcctcccaaattcgtattatttccgtccagtgaattgtataaactcccaaaaccaaaatgaatacactacagggcacaattgatcatattattgcccctagtaatcatattattgccccccaatacgcatattattgccccctagtaatGATATTATTGCTCTCATATTATTGGCTTCATGAACCATTTCGAAAACAAAGCAAGCCACTGAACCATTTCGAAAACAAGCCAAGCGTGCAGAGACAAATTCACCTCGTCCTTCCCCTACCTAGCGTGCTGCTTCAGCAGAGCCATCCTCGACGACGGAGCCGAGGGAGAAGAGATAAGACGATGACGGCAGTACTGCTCACCAATCTGATCTGAGAGAGAGAAGTGAAGGATCTGCTCCCTAATCTGATCGGAGACAACTGAACGACGACGACAGGGTTCATCGGCGGGCACCGAGGATCTGGACCTTCTGTGTGAGggaggaggagaaagagagagagtttctcGTGATTGTGGAGGAACTGGTTTCGGGTTCGATGAGTCGCCCAATCACCGTCGAGGCCTCATCGCCGACCCGGAAAACACCTGGTCTGTTTCGGTCTTCATCGGCACCTCCTCCGGCGACCCAGAACCACTCGGTCGACGCCTTCTCCAGTTGCCGCTGCTTCTGGAAATATTACGTCATGCcggagtcgagagagagagagagagagagagagagagagagagagagagagtttgggaaggagagagagactgagaggagaAAGAtgaattttaatttaattaatatgggctaaaatgtcaatagatgttagattgggtaaatagggttaaaaaactcttgctggagtaagtggacaatttttagtctaaaattgggtaagtggtcacggccccatttattttatgttttattaaaaGTTCTGTAAATTATTTTTAAGGGTCATAATATGTACTTGTTCAAGAATGTAGAATCTGGCACCGGGAATATAGCTGAAAACGGTATTCACATGGTTTGAAACTGGCTTATTAAGAGAAACTTGTGGCCTAATCCATTAAGCTTCATCAAGGCAGTGCATCATGTTATAGATCAGTACTTCTGTTTGATCCTCATCTCTGTTACTCCCAACGGTCTTACTTATGAAACCCAATGCAACAGAAGTGAAATAAACCTAGAAGGCCACAGGAAACAAAGGCCAAAGCGTTATCTGTGACCAAATAAAACTGTAAAATATTAAGGACAGCTAATTGCCTCAGTAACTTCAAGAGAACTGAAATGACCCTTCTTAAGTTCTTGAGTTGCAAAACATGacggatgttatttatatttaagAATCTAGAGGCAGATAGGCTTCTTaactgtcaggacccaccccggaattaccctcctaaatcctaggtggacctgcgggacccacttttcgagaaaattcgacagaacctcccctaaaaatgggcaaccctaaacctgctgaaaacacttctcAATAGGAATTTAAAttctatgcttgaagccaccctgcttcctagcatCATTCTATAATTTTCCAAATAAAAACATCAAACTTCACAACCAAAATATCTTACACAAATACAACCCAACAACTCAATCGTTCAACAATCTCCCAAAAATAAACCACTCTCTTACACAcctaattatacaaatgtataaatccactctcaacaagtattcagagcaatctaaggaaTAGACTCGGAATATAATACAATGagtaggttaatcaataacctactgagaatggatgatagaggtggtactagcctccgctcctatgccggtccgcaacactgtgatctgggcaatttaaaccaaagggcccagggggaaagtacataaaaacgttagagtgagtggacaaaataaataagtataaatgaagataaatttatactttcccacaagtttacaatataaagtctcgatgcatgcaacatttataaaacgtatttctttaaactcaaaactCGTGCAAACCATTCCAGCCCTgctggataaaataaatcggactagccccgctagtcgaatcataataaaatatggggaaggacgttcaccatacgaaagaagggagccttattggctcgggtcggagtgtcccacactcttgagcatcccatgctctcctctactcacctacgaacacatagtaagtagggaggagtaataataggctagccagtaatataatatatatagaacgaccctgggtatggtggttaaaaaccgttaaatccttaaagcttccccaagtcccatgtATAAGGAACaatacgggtacgattcccaaccgtacaaTGATTTTCGTAAAAAACCGTATAAATTaacgaggcattcccaatgcctaAACCGAAAGTCGGTAAATAAATATGGAGacttactccatcgaaatcccatttcaaaa is a window from the Rosa chinensis cultivar Old Blush chromosome 2, RchiOBHm-V2, whole genome shotgun sequence genome containing:
- the LOC112190024 gene encoding uncharacterized protein LOC112190024, which gives rise to MATLNINAAHKLTTSSLNPQPHKPSSLPFFLCAQNFSRPGPSKKWVISARKKRSFTVGSVTEDREVAADQESRLLVDGSEEFVGLQSESSGSGGNGDGEDLDKLTSRAVNALIVLGFGTFAVSKLLTIDHDYWHGWTLYEIVKYVPEHNWIAYEQALQANPVLAKMVISGVVYTLGDWIAQCYEGKPLLEFDRTRMFRSGLVGFSLHGSLSHYYYQFCEALFPLEDWWVVPAKIAFDQTVWAAIWNSIYFVALGVLRFESPTKIFDELKATFLPMLTAGWKLWPFAHLVTYGLIPLEQRLLWVDCVELIWVTILSTYSNEKSESTILEVSSGADSTSSSSSSRKD
- the LOC112185077 gene encoding putative cell wall protein, translating into MAASRSHSSLLPLLSIFVILLTITGQAVAGRDVPKNTNKDEKKEPEFLFGHDGSFLIPGIGRVLKPHKFFPYTSPYTAPRTGGSTGTGAAPRPGGSTGTGVSAPPGRNYVPGGDDTFVPNPGFEVPNPGHP